The following proteins come from a genomic window of Panicum hallii strain FIL2 chromosome 8, PHallii_v3.1, whole genome shotgun sequence:
- the LOC112902810 gene encoding tryptophan decarboxylase 1-like: MGSLDSNPASFDAFAADAEGFQPLNADDVRSYLHKSVDFIYDYYKSVESMPVLPGVEPGYLSRLLQSAPPNASAPFDIAMKELREAVVPGMTHWASPNFFAFFPATNSAAAIAGELIASAMNTVGFTWQANPAATEMEVLALDWLAQLLRLPGSFMNRTSAGRGTGGGVILGTTSEAMLVTLVAARDAALRRSGSNGVAGITRLTVYAADQTHSTFFKACRLAGFDPANIRSIPTGPETDYALDPAKLLEVMQADVDAGLVPTYICATVGTTSSNAVDPVGAVADVAAPFKAWVHVDAAYAGSACICPEFRHHLNGVERVDSISMSPHKWLMTCLDCTCLWVRDTHRLTGSLETNPEYLKNDASDSGTVTDLKDMQVGVGRRFRGLKLWMVMRTYGATRLQEHIRSDVAMAKMFEESVRADDRFEVVVPRNFALVCFRIKPHTGMSEEATEAANRELMERLNRTGKAYLAHTVVGGKFVLRFAVGSSLQEERHVRSAWELIRKKTTEIMSGEVSV; encoded by the coding sequence ATGGGAAGCCTTGACAGCAACCCTGCCTCCTTCGACGCGTtcgccgccgacgccgaggGCTTCCAGCCGCTCAACGCCGACGACGTCCGCTCCTACCTCCACAAGTCCGTCGACTTCATCTACGACTACTACAAGTCCGTCGAGTCCATGCCCGTGCTCCCCGGCGTCGAGCCGGGCTACCTGAGCCGGCTGCTGCAGTCCGCGCCACCCAACGCCTCCGCGCCGTTCGACATCGCTATGAAGGAGCTCCGTGAGGCCGTGGTGCCGGGGATGACCCACTGGGCCAGCCCCAACTTCTTCGCCTTCTTCCCGGCGACCAACAGCGCCGCGGCCATCGCCGGGGAGCTCATCGCCTCCGCGATGAACACCGTCGGATTCACCTGGCAGGCGAACCCCGCGGCCACCGAAATGGAGGTCCTCGCGCTCGACTGGCTCGCGCAGCTCCTGCGCCTGCCCGGCAGCTTCATGAACCGCACCAGCGCCGGCCGAGGCACGGGCGGTGGCGTCATCCTCGGCACGACCAGCGAGGCGATGCTGGTCACGCTCGTCGCTGCCCGTGACGCCGCGCTGCGCCGGAGCGGGTCCAACGGCGTGGCCGGGATCACGAGGCTCACCGTGTACGCCGCCGACCAGACCCACTCCACCTTCTTCAAGGCGTGCCGCCTCGCCGGCTTCGACCCAGCCAATATCAGGTCGATCCCCACCGGCCCGGAGACGGACTACGCCCTCGACCCCGCGAAGCTGCTAGAGGTCATGCAGGCTGACGTGGACGCTGGCCTTGTGCCAACCTACATCTGCGCCACGGTTGGCACCACGTCATCTAACGCTGTCGATCCGGTTGGCGCCGTCGCCGATGTTGCCGCCCCGTTCAAGGCCTGGGTTCATGTGGACGCCGCCTACGCCGGTAGCGCGTGCATCTGCCCGGAGTTCCGGCACCACCTCAACGGTGTGGAGCGTGTGGACTCCATCAGCATGAGCCCGCACAAGTGGCTCATGACGTGCCTGGATTGCACCTGCCTGTGGGTGCGCGACACGCACCGCCTCACCGGCTCCCTGGAGACCAACCCGGAGTACCTCAAGAACGACGCCAGTGACTCCGGCACCGTCACCGACCTCAAGGACATGCAGGTCGGTGTCGGCCGCCGCTTCCGTGGGCTCAAGCTCTGGATGGTCATGCGCACCTACGGCGCCACCAGGCTCCAGGAGCACATCCGCAGCGATGTTGCCATGGCCAAGATGTTCGAGGAATCCGTGCGCGCCGACGACCGATTCGAGGTCGTCGTGCCGAGGAACTTCGCGCTCGTGTGCTTCAGGATCAAGCCCCACACTGGCATGTCAGAGGAGGCCACCGAGGCGGCTAACCGTGAGCTCATGGAGCGCCTGAACAGGACCGGGAAGGCGTACCTGGCGCACACCGTGGTCGGCGGCAAGTTCGTGCTGCGGTTCGCGGTGGGGTCGTCGCTGCAGGAGGAGAGGCACGTGCGAAGCGCGTGGGAGCTCATCAGGAAGAAAACCACCGAGATCATGAGTGGAGAGGTGTCTGTGTAG